The genomic DNA ACGACTATCTGGTGAAGCCGTTCAGCCCGCGCGAGCTTGTGGCCCGCATTAAAAGACAGCTTCAGCGCTGGTATAAAATGAACGGCACGGAAGGACATGCAGTCGCAGCATCGCCTGTGTCAATCGAGATCGGCCGGCTGCAGCTGCTGCCGGAGGAACGCCGCGTGTTCTGGCAGGGCGAAGAAGTGGATCTCACCAGTAAGGAGTTCACGATGCTGCAGGTTTTTGCCGAAAATCCTAACCGCGCTTTTACGAGAGACGAACTGCTCACCTATGTCTGGGGAGATGATTATTTTGGCAGTGACCGTGCGGTGGACCACTTGATTAAGCGGATGCGCAAAAAAATCGGGCATCTGCCGCTTGAAGCGGTGTGGGGACATGGTTACAGGATGAGAAATAATGGAGGTGGCAGAAGCGATGAAGCTCGTTCATCAGATTAATTTGGCCTTTGGCATTGCTCTGGTATTGGTGCTTTCCGTTACCGGGATCATCATTCACTACGTGCTGCTCGATCACCTAATCGGCGCGCAGAGAAACGACCTGAAAGCCATGAGCGCGGAAATGACGGCCACTATGCAGCAGGGATACACGGCGATGAACAGTGTAGCGGTCAAAGATTATGCTTTGGCAGTACCCATTACACCTTCGAATCTCAGTGTGAACGCCATTCTGACCGATTCAACAGGCAGCATTCTCTCGGTATCTCCGTCAACGCCTTATTCTATAGAATCGTCCCCGTCTGTTGACACGGGCAAAATGGCTAAACTGCAAACGGCCACTTTCCAAAGCATCCAGAACGGCACCGCCAAGGACTTTATTACAGTCGACAATGTGACGCCTCAGGGAAAATTAACATTGTACACGCCCTTAAGCAAAATCAAAACTATTGAACAGGCGCTGCTGAAACGGCTGCTTATTATTTTCAGCACAGCGGGGCTCGTCATGCTTATCCTCAGCCTGTTTATTACAAAAAAGTTCATTGAGCCTTTAATCCAGCTGCGGGATGAGCTGAACAAAGTGAAGGAACGCCGCTTCGCTGACGTTAGTTTCGTGAAGGCCGGCGGCGAGATCGGCTCGGTGGCCAAATCGCTATTTGACATGGCCGGCGAGTTGAACCGCTTCAATCATGTGCAAAAACAATTTTTCCAAAACGCATCGCATGAATTAAAAACGCCGCTGATGTCCATCTCCGGTTATGCGGAAGGCATTCGCGACGGTGTCTTTGAAGGGGAAAACGTCCGCAAGGGGCTAGATGTCATCATGAGCGAAAGCGCACGCCTCAAAAAGCTTGTCACCGAAATGACGCTGCTCGCCAAGCTGGACAGTGAAGAGGATGTGTTCAAGGCCGAGGAAATTTGCCTCCAGGATCTGCTGACGGAAACGGTGGAACGCATGAATCCCCTTCTCGTTAAAAAAGGAATCACGCTGCATACGATGTACGAGGACATCGAGCTGGTGAAGCTGCGCGCGGATCGCGACAAGCTGCTGCAGGCGCTGCTGAACGTCGTCTCCAATGCGGTACGTTACGCCAAGCATCATATTTATATCCATGCGGAGATCCAGAACAAGCATATAGTCATTCGGATAAGTGATGACGGGCCGGGCATATCAGAGACTCTGCTCCCGTATCTCTTCCACCGTTTTGTCAAAGGAAAAGACGGCGAATCCGGCCTCGGACTCGCCATATCCCGCGCCATTGTCGAGCGCAGCGGCGGCTTAATTCAGGCTGGCAACAAACGCGGAGGTGGAGCGGTGATTTCGCTGGATTTTCCTGCGGTGCCGGGGACTTAGCAGCACTGCCCCTCCCGAAGAAACAATCTGTATAGTAATTCCCGATAAAAAAAGACCCTCGAAGGGTCTTTTTTTTGTTTATTCTGTAAGCCCCTATTTCAGCAGCTCCTGTACAAGTCGCAGCACCGAACGCAGACGCGGCTGCTTTAAATGCTCCTGTACATACCGGTAGTTCGTCAATTCAACACCGGCATCGCGAAGAGCATAGCTGAAATCTTCGTCAAAAGGGAGCCGGAATTCCCATACCCGCTTGGCGTAATTCGGAATGTTCTCCTCCATCCACGGATCCTCGACACCGGGATGGATGTAAGTCTCGCAGACACCGTCCGGCAGATGGTACAGCTTGGCGATCATCGACTGCTTAAAGCTGTCATAAGTCTCCCCTTCCTCTATGCCGAAGGGATGGGACAGCAGATAATCGGGAATCGGCACGCCAAGCGCATCCGCCAAGGCTACCACACGGGCAACCGGACGCTCGATATCGCTCAGTGAACCCAGCAGCGGGTCTTCCTTGTAGATATGCCGGAAAAAGCGCATCGGCAGCTTCCAGCGCGATACCTTCCAAAGCGTCTGTGGAAGCAGGCTCCGTCCGGTTTCCATCCCGTACAGGCTTCCCATATGATTGTCGACATGGCTAATGGCGATGCCTGCCTTCCGTGCCCGCTCATACTGGGCATCGA from Paenibacillus sp. J23TS9 includes the following:
- a CDS encoding response regulator transcription factor, whose translation is MNNNYLIAVVDDDLNIRNLVEAFLQKENYRTVGLGSAEEAWELWRNSPPDMWVLDIMLPGMDGYELCRRIRSEAEVPIIMISARDNEVDKILGLELGSDDYLVKPFSPRELVARIKRQLQRWYKMNGTEGHAVAASPVSIEIGRLQLLPEERRVFWQGEEVDLTSKEFTMLQVFAENPNRAFTRDELLTYVWGDDYFGSDRAVDHLIKRMRKKIGHLPLEAVWGHGYRMRNNGGGRSDEARSSD
- a CDS encoding cell wall metabolism sensor histidine kinase WalK, producing MEVAEAMKLVHQINLAFGIALVLVLSVTGIIIHYVLLDHLIGAQRNDLKAMSAEMTATMQQGYTAMNSVAVKDYALAVPITPSNLSVNAILTDSTGSILSVSPSTPYSIESSPSVDTGKMAKLQTATFQSIQNGTAKDFITVDNVTPQGKLTLYTPLSKIKTIEQALLKRLLIIFSTAGLVMLILSLFITKKFIEPLIQLRDELNKVKERRFADVSFVKAGGEIGSVAKSLFDMAGELNRFNHVQKQFFQNASHELKTPLMSISGYAEGIRDGVFEGENVRKGLDVIMSESARLKKLVTEMTLLAKLDSEEDVFKAEEICLQDLLTETVERMNPLLVKKGITLHTMYEDIELVKLRADRDKLLQALLNVVSNAVRYAKHHIYIHAEIQNKHIVIRISDDGPGISETLLPYLFHRFVKGKDGESGLGLAISRAIVERSGGLIQAGNKRGGGAVISLDFPAVPGT
- a CDS encoding polysaccharide deacetylase family protein — translated: MGKKLIINCDDFGQSPALNQAIMALLEEGKVSSATIMAVAPGFEEAAAWTARRKQPNIGLHLTMTSEFEALRWRSLTGDPSLHDDSGYQYRTVREFEQSAETKAAMREIDAQYERARKAGIAISHVDNHMGSLYGMETGRSLLPQTLWKVSRWKLPMRFFRHIYKEDPLLGSLSDIERPVARVVALADALGVPIPDYLLSHPFGIEEGETYDSFKQSMIAKLYHLPDGVCETYIHPGVEDPWMEENIPNYAKRVWEFRLPFDEDFSYALRDAGVELTNYRYVQEHLKQPRLRSVLRLVQELLK